From Pseudomonas vanderleydeniana, the proteins below share one genomic window:
- a CDS encoding ShlB/FhaC/HecB family hemolysin secretion/activation protein yields the protein MDTSFLRTSIVAALTVIISSYSFSTHAAPTPGDTDLIRDRQDRLLEEQRRRLEDLKDLPGKAVTPVAPQAPVDTRCFPIKTIDLQGANSLSTGERERLLKPYVGQCLGVPQLNELLKVITDAYIEKGLVTSRAYLPQQDLSSGNLKVLVVEGKLEGLKGAEESSISDRELKMSFPGNPGDLLNLREIEQMVDQLNRLPSNQAQMELAPGKEVGGSEVLVKNNPQKPWRAGLSYSNEGQRSTGLQQAGTNFDWDNALGLADQFSLRAGHDVVGDTRKNSRNAMLYYNLPFGWWNLSYTYSESEYRSQAQASGFAFRQSGDSQNHQLKLERVVYRDAVSKTSLNTTLTYLRTNNFIEDSKLAVSSSRLSESGFGINHGRRIGGAFLNVDLGLQDGIGAFDAQGDHDPGPGQADARYRKYTATVSYLQPFKLWGESLSFSSLMTGQRSEDVLFSPQRMSLGGQSSIRGYQDQTLSGDSGGYWRNDLRWSRPVTLDWLKPLLSEYGTSVGYDQGVIRHDRYSAEQHGRMTSDSLEVFARGQHVAATVTFAHSLERPTPITEREAPVYFRLDFFL from the coding sequence ATGGACACCTCATTTCTCAGGACGAGCATCGTTGCTGCGCTGACCGTCATCATTAGCAGTTACTCGTTCAGCACTCATGCGGCTCCGACCCCTGGCGATACAGACCTGATCCGTGATCGCCAGGATCGCCTCCTCGAAGAACAGCGCCGCCGTCTCGAAGACCTCAAGGATCTGCCCGGCAAGGCCGTAACGCCAGTGGCGCCGCAGGCACCGGTCGACACCCGCTGCTTCCCGATCAAGACCATTGACCTGCAGGGTGCGAACTCGCTCTCGACCGGCGAGCGCGAGCGCCTGCTCAAGCCCTACGTCGGCCAGTGCCTGGGCGTGCCGCAGCTCAACGAGCTGCTCAAGGTCATCACTGATGCCTACATAGAGAAGGGCTTGGTCACCAGCCGCGCCTACCTGCCGCAGCAGGACCTGTCCAGCGGCAACCTCAAAGTGCTGGTGGTCGAAGGCAAGCTCGAAGGCCTGAAGGGCGCCGAGGAGAGCAGCATTTCCGATCGTGAGCTGAAAATGAGCTTCCCCGGCAATCCGGGCGACCTGCTCAATCTGCGGGAAATCGAGCAGATGGTCGACCAGCTCAATCGCCTGCCGTCGAACCAGGCCCAGATGGAGCTGGCACCGGGCAAGGAAGTGGGCGGCAGCGAAGTACTGGTCAAGAACAATCCGCAAAAACCCTGGCGGGCTGGCCTGTCGTACAGCAACGAGGGCCAGCGCAGTACTGGTCTGCAGCAGGCGGGTACGAACTTCGATTGGGACAACGCGCTGGGGTTGGCCGACCAGTTTTCACTGAGGGCCGGTCATGACGTGGTCGGCGATACGAGGAAAAACTCGCGCAACGCAATGCTCTATTACAACCTGCCATTCGGCTGGTGGAACCTGAGCTACACCTACAGCGAAAGCGAATACCGTTCACAGGCCCAGGCCAGCGGCTTTGCCTTCAGGCAGAGTGGCGATAGCCAGAACCACCAGTTGAAACTGGAACGCGTCGTCTACCGGGACGCGGTGAGCAAGACCTCGCTCAACACCACGTTGACCTACCTGCGTACCAACAACTTCATCGAAGACAGCAAGCTGGCGGTCAGCAGCAGTCGCCTCAGCGAGTCCGGCTTTGGTATCAACCACGGGCGTCGAATCGGCGGGGCGTTCCTCAACGTTGACCTGGGCCTGCAGGATGGCATCGGTGCCTTCGACGCCCAGGGTGATCATGACCCGGGCCCGGGTCAGGCCGATGCCCGCTATCGCAAGTACACCGCCACCGTCAGTTACCTGCAGCCGTTCAAGCTGTGGGGCGAGTCTTTGAGCTTCAGCAGCCTGATGACCGGCCAGCGCAGCGAGGACGTGCTGTTCAGCCCGCAGCGCATGAGCCTGGGTGGGCAGTCGTCGATTCGTGGTTATCAGGACCAGACCCTGTCCGGTGACAGCGGTGGTTACTGGCGTAACGATCTGCGTTGGAGCCGTCCGGTCACCCTGGATTGGCTTAAACCATTGCTCTCGGAGTACGGCACCAGTGTCGGTTATGACCAGGGCGTGATCCGTCACGACCGCTACAGCGCCGAGCAGCATGGACGCATGACCAGCGACTCGCTGGAAGTGTTCGCCCGCGGCCAGCATGTGGCGGCGACGGTGACCTTCGCTCATTCCCTGGAACGGCCGACGCCCATTACCGAGCGTGAAGCGCCGGTCTATTTCCGCCTGGATTTCTTTCTCTAA
- a CDS encoding type II toxin-antitoxin system RelE/ParE family toxin, giving the protein MIVSWRHKGLRAFFESGSTSGIRADQAKRLSGVLLALNRARTPEDVNLPGWRLHALKGELSGFWAITVTANWRVTFRFIGTDVELVNDLDYH; this is encoded by the coding sequence GTGATCGTCAGTTGGAGGCATAAAGGCCTTCGTGCTTTTTTTGAAAGCGGATCAACCAGCGGAATCAGAGCAGACCAGGCAAAGCGGCTATCGGGTGTACTGCTCGCTTTGAACCGGGCCAGAACACCAGAGGATGTAAACCTCCCTGGCTGGAGGTTGCATGCACTCAAAGGCGAACTATCAGGATTCTGGGCGATCACCGTGACCGCCAACTGGCGCGTGACTTTCCGTTTCATAGGAACGGATGTCGAACTGGTCAATGACTTGGACTACCACTGA
- a CDS encoding HigA family addiction module antitoxin: MGMFNPPHPGGILLDDVIPGLGTTITEFARRLGFARETLSRILHGHAPISPDLAVRLERAGISTARLWLSIQADYDLWQAEHREQPPIERYAQVN; encoded by the coding sequence ATGGGCATGTTCAACCCACCTCATCCTGGCGGGATTCTTCTTGACGATGTGATACCGGGCCTCGGAACCACCATTACCGAGTTTGCTCGCCGGCTGGGCTTTGCTCGGGAAACGCTTTCGAGGATTCTGCATGGCCACGCCCCCATCAGCCCCGACCTAGCGGTGAGGCTGGAACGGGCCGGAATCAGCACGGCCCGCCTCTGGCTGAGTATCCAGGCAGACTACGATCTGTGGCAGGCAGAACACCGAGAGCAACCGCCAATTGAGCGCTATGCCCAGGTAAACTGA
- a CDS encoding DUF1835 domain-containing protein: MSAINASRHHGLLDLPALRKRAKRLLTALKHDEADESRAQLRTLGLSGPDYRLADAQWLVAREAGFASWPKLKAHADAIAFSARHPEFIADGEAAVQHWRCGNDIEHSLRTAGFRGVFQMFDDPMVMGPVPALPEDDYWRVRAAYVQQAFGLAPRDIEQRQVLQRSALAQLNADSELVLWCEADAYDQLFLIRLLACLPSLPRRLELIEIDQVPGVERFIGIGQLAPDVLAWLWPQRRGLGEEALLLARQAWAAYTAPDPRAWADLATRQHQPLALLGAALARQLQELPGAEDGLSLTERLTLKVLATKGELPAGRVFAELMQREEPLPYLGDLMFHALLQPLIHAANPLMHEGQGDSWARRSLRLTALGERILAGQAHWLDQSPAERWVGGVRIVAGQKPWVVSGEGQVWRR, from the coding sequence ATGTCCGCCATCAATGCTTCCCGCCATCACGGCCTGCTCGATCTTCCCGCCTTGCGTAAACGCGCCAAGCGCCTGCTCACGGCGCTAAAGCACGACGAGGCCGACGAATCGCGTGCGCAACTGCGTACCCTCGGCCTGTCAGGCCCCGACTACCGCCTTGCCGACGCCCAATGGCTGGTGGCGCGTGAGGCCGGTTTCGCCAGTTGGCCCAAGCTCAAGGCCCATGCCGATGCGATCGCATTCTCCGCCCGCCACCCGGAATTCATCGCCGATGGCGAAGCGGCGGTTCAACACTGGCGCTGCGGCAACGACATCGAGCACAGCCTGCGTACGGCGGGTTTTCGTGGCGTATTCCAGATGTTTGACGACCCCATGGTCATGGGGCCGGTACCGGCGCTGCCTGAAGATGATTATTGGCGGGTTCGCGCCGCCTATGTGCAACAGGCCTTTGGTTTGGCGCCTCGTGATATCGAGCAACGCCAGGTGTTACAGCGTTCGGCACTGGCCCAGTTGAACGCCGACAGTGAGCTGGTGCTCTGGTGCGAAGCGGATGCCTATGACCAACTGTTCCTGATTCGCCTGCTCGCCTGTCTGCCCAGCCTGCCGCGGCGGCTGGAACTGATCGAGATCGACCAGGTACCCGGCGTCGAGCGCTTCATTGGCATCGGCCAGCTCGCTCCGGACGTGCTCGCCTGGCTCTGGCCGCAACGCCGTGGCTTGGGTGAAGAGGCTCTGCTGTTGGCCCGTCAGGCGTGGGCCGCCTATACCGCGCCGGATCCACGTGCCTGGGCGGATTTGGCCACTCGGCAACACCAGCCACTTGCGCTGTTGGGCGCAGCACTGGCGCGACAGCTGCAGGAACTTCCGGGGGCCGAGGACGGCTTGAGCCTCACCGAGCGGCTGACCCTGAAAGTCCTGGCGACAAAGGGCGAGCTCCCGGCCGGTCGAGTGTTCGCCGAGCTGATGCAGCGTGAAGAACCGCTGCCATATCTGGGTGACCTGATGTTTCATGCATTACTGCAACCGCTGATCCATGCCGCGAATCCGCTGATGCACGAAGGCCAGGGTGATAGCTGGGCACGGCGGTCATTACGGCTGACGGCACTGGGTGAACGGATTCTGGCAGGGCAGGCACATTGGCTCGACCAGTCGCCTGCGGAGCGTTGGGTGGGTGGGGTGCGCATCGTGGCTGGCCAGAAACCCTGGGTCGTCAGTGGAGAAGGGCAGGTCTGGCGGCGTTAA
- a CDS encoding DUF3298 domain-containing protein, with product MMRALLFACLLPTVASAASFDCDKVRSPLEKAVCADPELSALDSKIANTYNAARQRLSPEGNKILRDGQRQWLHFVGDLCFAPRNAQEIGICLNSEYAARLKQLSTAAISIGPYLFSRSDSFSAKTHDDDGQVYKLKSSAPRIDAPLSVAAVEWNSMVAKRVTNAMKSGCDAGHGDEQLDAEVTYATANTVSIKTTSWEDCHGTAHGNGSTVSLTYMLAPKLHALEAADLFDMDTSWKDFLTQRSYEALEKKAGGTRILRSNVEQAVVNVLGWTLTQDGLLITIDPYAVLAYAYGTTKVSIAWSDLKPFLAHNAPVPPQT from the coding sequence ATGATGCGTGCCCTGCTCTTTGCGTGCCTGCTGCCCACGGTTGCCTCAGCCGCAAGTTTCGACTGTGACAAGGTTCGGTCACCTCTGGAAAAAGCCGTTTGCGCCGATCCAGAGCTATCAGCGCTGGATAGCAAAATCGCGAACACCTATAACGCGGCGAGACAACGCCTGTCGCCGGAGGGAAATAAAATCCTGCGGGACGGCCAACGACAATGGTTGCACTTCGTAGGCGATCTCTGCTTCGCGCCCCGCAATGCCCAGGAGATCGGGATCTGTCTGAACTCGGAATATGCCGCTCGCCTCAAGCAGCTTTCCACCGCAGCCATTTCCATCGGCCCCTACCTGTTCAGTCGTAGCGACTCCTTTTCCGCGAAGACTCACGACGATGACGGTCAAGTGTACAAACTCAAGTCCAGCGCACCACGCATCGATGCACCGTTATCAGTAGCAGCCGTGGAGTGGAATTCGATGGTGGCAAAGCGAGTAACAAACGCGATGAAATCGGGCTGTGATGCTGGACACGGCGACGAGCAACTCGACGCTGAAGTAACCTACGCCACGGCAAACACCGTCAGCATCAAGACCACTTCCTGGGAAGACTGCCATGGCACAGCGCATGGCAATGGCAGCACGGTCAGCCTGACCTACATGCTCGCGCCGAAGCTCCACGCTCTTGAAGCGGCCGACCTGTTCGATATGGATACGAGCTGGAAAGACTTCCTGACCCAGCGTAGCTACGAGGCGCTCGAGAAAAAAGCTGGCGGAACCAGGATATTGCGCAGCAACGTCGAGCAGGCAGTCGTCAACGTCCTTGGCTGGACGCTCACGCAAGATGGCCTGCTGATCACGATCGATCCTTACGCCGTACTCGCCTACGCATATGGTACGACCAAGGTCAGCATTGCGTGGAGCGATCTGAAACCGTTTCTGGCACACAACGCGCCAGTGCCCCCACAGACTTGA
- a CDS encoding SMI1/KNR4 family protein, which translates to MNSFSSSVAVDGFLAFRPGFKGYDASEIEKIERLYRINVDGQLKQFLLEMGRSDGGAIGDSEIQLYRPSWRVRGHLLFQVDFFSEMQQGGFYEHLKKPFVFAWISETQYYFVQTAAEDINAVYHFDSNAPAVQRTEWDLAGFIGRLFAVRDMDMSVVAEGDILLI; encoded by the coding sequence GTGAATTCTTTTTCCAGCAGTGTGGCGGTAGACGGGTTTCTGGCGTTTCGTCCTGGCTTCAAGGGCTATGATGCTTCGGAGATTGAGAAGATTGAGCGGCTTTACAGGATCAATGTTGACGGGCAACTCAAGCAGTTTCTGCTTGAGATGGGGCGCAGCGATGGCGGGGCCATTGGGGATTCGGAAATTCAGCTCTATAGACCTTCTTGGAGGGTTAGGGGGCATCTGCTGTTTCAGGTAGATTTTTTCAGTGAGATGCAGCAAGGCGGCTTTTATGAGCATCTAAAGAAGCCGTTTGTTTTCGCGTGGATCTCGGAGACGCAGTACTACTTTGTCCAGACGGCAGCAGAGGACATTAATGCTGTGTATCACTTTGATTCTAACGCGCCTGCAGTGCAGCGTACGGAGTGGGATCTGGCAGGGTTTATTGGACGTCTTTTTGCTGTAAGGGACATGGATATGTCTGTTGTTGCAGAGGGAGATATTTTGCTTATTTAG
- a CDS encoding glutathione S-transferase family protein: MKLLGMLDSPYVRRIAISLDLLGVEFEHAPLSVFSQFDAFAAINPVVKAPTLVLDDGTVLMDSSLIIDYLEATHAGDHGLWPRQPQALASALHVTGLALAACEKAVQLVYERKLRPADKQHQPWIDRVTGQLVAACRALDRQLASAPQASGERPDQAALSTAVAGSFIELMLPDLIRLEDYPVLHAHTQRLEQTELFKRYPLV, encoded by the coding sequence GTGAAACTCTTGGGCATGCTGGATTCACCCTACGTTCGCCGCATCGCCATCTCGCTCGACCTGCTCGGTGTCGAGTTCGAGCATGCGCCGCTGTCGGTCTTCAGCCAATTCGACGCCTTTGCCGCGATCAACCCGGTGGTCAAGGCGCCGACGCTGGTGCTCGACGATGGCACCGTGCTGATGGATTCCTCGCTGATCATCGACTACCTCGAAGCGACCCACGCCGGCGATCACGGCTTATGGCCCCGGCAACCGCAGGCGCTTGCCAGTGCATTGCATGTCACCGGCCTGGCCCTGGCCGCCTGCGAGAAGGCCGTTCAGTTGGTCTACGAACGCAAGTTGCGACCCGCCGACAAGCAGCATCAACCGTGGATCGATCGTGTCACCGGCCAACTGGTTGCCGCCTGCCGGGCACTGGACAGGCAACTTGCCTCGGCGCCACAGGCTTCAGGCGAGCGGCCGGACCAGGCTGCACTCTCCACGGCGGTGGCCGGGTCGTTCATCGAGCTGATGCTGCCTGACCTGATCAGGCTCGAGGACTATCCCGTCTTGCACGCGCATACGCAGCGTCTGGAACAGACCGAGCTGTTCAAGCGTTATCCGCTGGTCTGA
- a CDS encoding LysR substrate-binding domain-containing protein has protein sequence MFDIPPTSCLRSFEAVARLGSVTAAAKELHVTHSAVSQQIKLLEETIGVTLLAREGRGVRITEDGRLYALQIREALGNIVEATRSVRTQPAASELVIAVMPSFGASWLVPRLPRFQALHPDVNIRLQASLAVSRSPKESLDIGIRMGRGDWEGVESRLLFQDESVVVAAPHFNGGRLPGTPEEIVESPIIFSMESWQPWCQAAGLDIEAPRRGLRSNDSNLVLRAVTLGQGIALERRSLVHDALQRGELVQLSEHVVPYPYPYWLVLPQHPRSAARRDAFAQWLFVQVEQYLASAGLAPPG, from the coding sequence ATGTTCGATATTCCTCCAACGAGTTGCCTGCGCAGTTTCGAGGCCGTCGCCCGGCTGGGTAGCGTGACAGCGGCCGCCAAGGAACTGCACGTCACCCATTCGGCTGTCAGCCAGCAGATCAAGCTGCTGGAAGAGACCATTGGCGTGACCCTGCTGGCCCGCGAGGGACGCGGGGTACGTATTACTGAAGATGGACGGTTGTATGCCCTGCAGATTCGCGAGGCGCTTGGCAATATCGTGGAGGCGACTCGCTCGGTCAGGACGCAGCCTGCCGCCAGCGAACTGGTCATCGCCGTCATGCCCTCGTTCGGCGCCAGTTGGCTGGTACCACGGCTGCCCAGGTTCCAGGCCCTGCACCCGGATGTGAACATTCGCCTGCAGGCGAGCCTCGCGGTGTCCCGTTCGCCCAAGGAGAGCCTGGACATCGGGATCCGCATGGGCCGTGGCGACTGGGAGGGGGTGGAGAGCCGCCTGCTGTTCCAGGATGAGTCCGTGGTCGTGGCCGCGCCGCACTTCAATGGCGGGCGCCTTCCCGGAACACCCGAAGAAATCGTCGAAAGCCCGATCATCTTCAGCATGGAGTCCTGGCAACCGTGGTGCCAGGCGGCGGGGCTGGATATCGAGGCGCCTCGAAGGGGCCTGCGCAGCAATGACTCCAACCTGGTGCTGCGCGCCGTGACCCTGGGCCAGGGCATTGCCCTGGAGCGTCGCAGCCTGGTGCATGATGCCCTCCAGCGCGGGGAGCTGGTGCAACTGTCCGAGCACGTCGTGCCCTACCCCTACCCTTACTGGCTGGTGCTGCCGCAACATCCCCGTTCGGCGGCACGACGAGACGCCTTTGCGCAGTGGTTGTTCGTGCAGGTCGAGCAATACCTGGCGTCGGCGGGCCTGGCCCCTCCAGGCTGA
- a CDS encoding GGDEF domain-containing protein has protein sequence MLSYSIFLYDLLDGQRNIDWLPNLILVAAQTMMMLGVFRFLGRPLPRSLLPATLLAQAAVEYFRSQGAPQALVDAAYCAIVVVLAIVVLNILRRYQTVGEVRSIRLFIYCSLLVYGVVHVLRLAIGVMGIAPQIFPPDSIPMLSFFTGLPFLVISLVAFTAMSLHRTLAQSRDYEIAARANLHRFEQLMRISSAAMLLLRKGRIEDSNPKLGELFGCRREALHGLAFEALFLPGAEPVDPPGTPQHCVAVRADQSTFQAEVVMLELDEQQCLAEIRDVSRQKTLETQLRELAHADPLTGALNRRAFAARFEAFRQSFRPSCVALLDLDHFKRINDHFGHDVGDEVLITFTRLCQAHARTGDVFARMGGEEFLFLLPGCELAAAQGFLERLVQEMASLRFRGLPKGTTVSFSAGLADCPPGAELNAVLKQADLALYRAKANGRARVEL, from the coding sequence GTGCTGAGCTACAGCATTTTTCTCTACGACCTGCTCGATGGCCAGCGCAACATTGACTGGTTGCCCAACCTCATCCTGGTCGCGGCCCAGACGATGATGATGTTGGGCGTGTTTCGATTTCTGGGGCGGCCATTGCCCAGGAGCCTGCTGCCGGCAACCCTGCTGGCACAGGCTGCCGTGGAGTACTTTCGCAGCCAGGGCGCGCCGCAGGCACTGGTCGATGCGGCCTATTGCGCGATCGTCGTGGTGCTGGCGATCGTGGTGCTCAACATCCTCAGGCGCTACCAGACCGTGGGCGAGGTCCGCTCGATCCGGCTGTTCATCTACTGTTCGTTGCTGGTTTACGGGGTGGTCCATGTGTTGCGCCTGGCCATCGGCGTGATGGGCATTGCACCGCAGATCTTCCCGCCGGACTCCATTCCGATGCTGTCGTTCTTCACCGGCCTGCCGTTTCTGGTCATTTCGCTGGTGGCCTTTACCGCCATGAGCCTGCACCGCACCCTGGCACAAAGCCGTGACTATGAAATCGCCGCCCGCGCCAACCTGCACCGTTTCGAGCAGTTGATGCGCATCAGCAGCGCAGCGATGCTGCTACTGCGCAAGGGCCGTATCGAGGACAGCAATCCCAAGCTGGGCGAGCTGTTCGGCTGTCGGCGCGAGGCGCTGCATGGGCTGGCCTTCGAGGCGTTGTTCCTGCCCGGCGCCGAGCCGGTTGACCCGCCCGGTACGCCTCAGCACTGCGTCGCGGTGAGGGCTGACCAAAGCACCTTCCAGGCCGAGGTCGTCATGCTGGAACTGGATGAACAGCAGTGCCTGGCCGAAATCCGCGATGTGAGCCGGCAGAAGACCCTGGAGACACAACTGCGGGAATTGGCCCATGCGGACCCGCTCACAGGGGCACTCAACCGTCGTGCCTTCGCGGCGCGTTTCGAGGCGTTCAGGCAGTCTTTCCGGCCGTCCTGCGTGGCACTGCTCGACCTCGATCACTTCAAGCGTATCAACGACCACTTCGGGCATGACGTGGGCGATGAAGTGCTGATCACCTTCACGCGGCTGTGCCAGGCCCACGCGCGTACCGGCGACGTGTTTGCCCGAATGGGCGGGGAGGAGTTCCTTTTCCTGTTGCCGGGTTGTGAGCTGGCGGCGGCCCAGGGGTTTCTGGAACGCTTGGTCCAAGAGATGGCGAGCCTGCGTTTCAGGGGGCTACCCAAGGGCACGACCGTCAGCTTCAGCGCCGGCCTGGCCGATTGTCCCCCGGGTGCCGAGCTCAACGCGGTGCTCAAGCAGGCGGACCTGGCGCTCTACCGGGCCAAGGCGAATGGGCGGGCACGGGTGGAGCTGTAG
- a CDS encoding helix-turn-helix transcriptional regulator: MSSPACNTLLSLFSNALLDIQRLAHDQSVEHFHDAMLARLQGLIAFDKAWWGRAALIDGMLEEHRNHLFHLQADYLQDWRCIREDDITLPVTHSHPGQAVIIDMHSTEGLRWLGARHGIQELLCVMVIDPLTQLSEHLALYRNPGQPRFSDTDRMLLDHVMPHLAAAISANQIRTLIAQRESLDSPHNLALAVCDRKGTLQCAERGFIERWLGCFAQWSGPNLPIAISEGEQTLGALQLTITRAGDLFVLAARPRTPLQCLSPREYDVAQGFGEGKTYKEVARELGLAPNTVRHHIRTIYTKLGVKDKARIAQLLRAMPD; this comes from the coding sequence ATGAGCAGCCCTGCCTGCAACACGCTATTGAGCCTATTCAGCAATGCCCTGCTGGATATCCAGCGCCTGGCCCATGACCAGAGCGTCGAGCATTTTCATGACGCGATGCTGGCCCGGCTGCAGGGTCTGATCGCCTTCGACAAGGCCTGGTGGGGTCGCGCCGCGTTGATCGACGGCATGCTCGAAGAACATCGCAATCACCTGTTTCACCTGCAGGCGGACTACCTGCAGGACTGGCGCTGCATCCGCGAGGATGACATCACCCTCCCCGTGACCCACTCGCACCCGGGCCAGGCGGTGATCATCGACATGCACAGCACCGAGGGGTTGCGCTGGCTGGGGGCTCGGCACGGCATTCAGGAGCTGCTCTGCGTGATGGTCATCGACCCGCTGACGCAGCTCAGCGAGCACCTGGCGCTGTACCGCAACCCCGGTCAGCCGCGCTTCAGCGACACCGACCGAATGCTGCTGGACCACGTCATGCCACACCTGGCGGCGGCCATCTCCGCCAACCAGATCCGCACCCTGATCGCCCAGCGCGAGAGCCTCGACTCCCCGCACAACCTGGCCCTGGCCGTGTGCGATCGCAAGGGCACCCTGCAGTGCGCCGAGCGCGGCTTCATCGAGCGCTGGCTGGGCTGCTTTGCCCAGTGGAGCGGGCCGAACCTGCCCATTGCGATCAGCGAGGGTGAACAGACCCTGGGCGCGCTGCAACTGACCATCACCCGCGCCGGTGACCTGTTCGTGCTCGCGGCCCGCCCCCGCACACCGCTGCAATGCCTCAGCCCACGGGAGTACGACGTTGCCCAGGGCTTTGGCGAAGGCAAGACCTACAAGGAAGTGGCCCGCGAACTGGGCCTGGCGCCGAACACCGTGCGCCATCACATCCGCACGATCTACACGAAGCTCGGGGTCAAGGACAAGGCGCGCATCGCCCAACTGTTGCGCGCGATGCCTGACTGA